Below is a window of Humulus lupulus chromosome 2, drHumLupu1.1, whole genome shotgun sequence DNA.
ttctcctgctatttTCATGAGATGGAGCGTCTCTTTGTGGGCacggtggtgtaggatgtctatcTGGTGATGGtggatgtcttattggtgaggctatccttgcTCAATTAGGACAAACTAAATTAACCCGCCTCGATTCTACCCCAATGTCccgagttctctgtgcctggggcTCTGATCGCAACACAGGAGGATTCGCTGGGGTGTTTTGTCTCCGTGAACATGTCCCAGCTCGCCCTGGTGAGTTGTTGTGGGCATTTCTATGATTCTATGCTGAAGGCATGAAGCTGGGGGTTGCAGTTCTGATCGACTGACTAACATACAGATGATGGTTCCTATGATGACTAGTGGGCTATGCACTTCAGTGATTTTTTTCTAAAGGTATAGAGGTCGGAGTGGCGGTCCTGACAGAATGATTGGGTTTGGAccggttattcctatgggacttatgagacccactttgcctctttccgacattagcgtTGGTTGCAAAAGGGGATAACTGAGTCAGGATCTCCTCGATCAGTCTGTTTGCCCTAGCGAGATGACTCCTTAATTGGGAATTCTCCATATCAATGGCAATTaagtatcctggattaggatttggtgggagtgacgctgaactcccaggaTCGCCTTGGCCCACCAGTTGCTTCCCAGGGAGTTGCTGAACATCTGGGACCCTTTTAGTGGGAACAACTGTATGATGTGCCTCATGCCCCCAAGACTGTTCcatttcattgtcatgcatcgatcaAGTAACCACCAAGACGAACGTCAAATGAAACTTGTAatgcactaatttcctctcaacgaaagcaccaaactgttgacgcgggtttttgccaacagtagatttagaaatctaataagggtATTAGTTCTTatttgtaaaccgtaatgaacttataagaacccttttgtacacacacaatttttatgtggttcagtggttaaaatccacctagtccatgagaaaATATTTTTGCTTTTCTCTCATAATTTAtgtagagttttagtaatacaaaaatgtcatccccttccctgtccattatccctgatatttatagtggaatttcctggcAGGTTTGGGTAAtcatgtgcataaatatggtatacatttaatacagatatTTCCCATTTACAATGGGATACGATTGCATACCGGAATATACTTTTGCtgtctcagataataaatgataaatgcgTAATActgcctgggcattaatgagcgtataaaaagcctctgagtctcttgggatcctttagtatgcattCTGACCAGGTTTCCACAAGCTGAATAACTTCAACGAACTGGTGATCAAAGATTATCTAAACCTTAGTTTTGATTAACTTCAGAGCACCCAAAGGAGGATCTGGCTACTATAGCTCTCGAACTGGATCGTTATCCTAAGAGGCTGCCTGATAATAACCTGAATGTTGTATTGCGATGTTCGAACTCGAGCTACTCACATTATTATTAACTAGAGGTTCTACTTGGCTACTTTTTTATATATTCATCTACCAACTGTACCCATAGCTGAGTaattaaactcgtgctaatttttagggtacaacatcctccataacaccttcaccaaggcgatggtcttcttcctcaagactttatcctttcctGTCAAGCATCTGTACTGGTCGGTCCTCATACGATAAATCTAGTAGCAACTTCAGATTCTCATAAATCAACACATGTTGTATCTGACACATATTTTTGAACcatcgatacatgaaacacgttatgaatTGCAGATTAAGTTGGAGGCATAgtcaatctataagctacctgccCATTCTTctccagaatctcaaaaggtccaaaaaacctagggctcaacttgcctttcttcccaaaccattTTATGCCCTTCATCGATGAAACTCTAACAAAGatatagtctcccacctggaactccatgtttctATGATTCAGATCTAAGTAGGTCTTAGTCTACTCTGCGAAGTGAGCATTCGAACTCTAATCTTCTCATTGACTTCTAGAATACTTCAAGACCAAGATACTTCCTCTCACCAATCTCATCATAGtaaatgggtgatctgcacttcctaccatacaacatctcatgcAGAGCCATTCCAATCATCGACTGATAactattgtaggaaaactcaatcaagggaagatacttactcccggatccctcaaaatccaatacacatgcctgtagcatatcctctagtatctgaatcatcttctcagattttccatctgtttgaggatgataagctgtactaaacttcatcTGTGTACCCATAGCTTTAGGCATTCCTCCCTAGAAAATAGAAGTATAGGTGGGGTCCTGATCTGATAGACGTACACATTCTTTCACATATAATTCATTGTACTGATCCATGGTATAGTTTGTTCTCACAGGCAGAAAGTAATTTGATTTGGTATATCGATCCATGATCACCCATACCAAGTCATACTATCCTACCGTCCTAGGTAATCCAACCACGACGTCCATGGTTATATCCTCCCACTTAAATTTCAGAATGCCTAAAGGTTATAGTAACCCTACTGTCCTCTGGTGTTCAAATTTTACTTGCTGACAAGTAAGGCACTTAACCACATATTCAACCACATCCTTCGTCATCcccaaccaccaatacaaaaTTTTTAAGTCTCGATATATCTTTCTAGTGACTGAATGTAATGAatatggagtggtatgagactcatccataaTCTCTCTCTTGATACCAGCATCCATCGAAACACATatttgatccttatatctcagcaTATCCATCTTTAAGATAGTAAAGTCTTTAGCCACTTCAACAAAGACATCCTCCCAATTCTTAACTAGTTGAGGATTGTTCATTTGTGCTTCCATGATCCTATTAAGAAGTGTAGATTGCAGACCAACATTGGCCAACTGACCTACAACAagctctatccctgctctagtcatgtCCTCTGCCAACTTCCTTGATATCTGCTTCGAGATTCCCTAACCTCTCTGGCTCAAGGCATCTGCCAAttcattggcctttcctggatggttGAGGATTtaacagtcata
It encodes the following:
- the LOC133814796 gene encoding uncharacterized protein LOC133814796, translated to MTRAGIELVVGQLANVGLQSTLLNRIMEAQMNNPQLVKNWEDVFVEVAKDFTILKMDMLRYKDQICVSMDAGIKREIMDESHTTPYSLHSVTRKIYRDLKILYWWLGMTKDVVEYVVKCLTCQQVKFEHQRTVGLL